CCAGCGGCGCACCGGACAATTCCAGCGCCCCGCCCGGTTCAAGGCTGACGTTGGCGTCGTCCTTGGTCAGGCCGATCAGCTTGCCGCCCTCTGTCACCGGCGCCCAGCCATAGCGGTCGCGCAGCCCTTCCAGCACGGCCTCGATCGACCGCGCGCCCTCGTAGGGCAGCGGCTTCAGGCTGTCCTTGCAATAGCCGAACTTCTCGTGCTCGGTGCCGATCCGCCAGTCTTCCTTGGGCTTGCAGCCCTCGGCGAGGTATTCCGCCATTTGCTCATGGCGTTCGATCGGACCGCCGCCGGTTTGGGGAATGGACATGAGGGGAGCTCCGCGTCTTGTTCTGGATCAGCGACCGCAGGGCCACATGAAGAACCAACGATCAAAACCGAATTGCGGGCGGTGTCAATGCACAGTGCCCGCGCGCCGGTGATCAGTTCAGCCGCAATTGCGACCGGTCCCAGATCACCACCGGAGCGGTGTCGAGGGGGGCCTGCGTGCCCACCTCGGCGGCATCATGGGCGATGACGCGCTGCACCTCGGAAACCAGCCGCCCGGTGCGGATGCCCGGCAGGGCGGCGAAGATGTCGAACAGGCCATCCGCGCCTTCCGCCGTCAGCGGTATCATCAGATCGTCCTGGCCATATTGGCTGAGCCGCCAGCAGGGCGGGTCCTGACCCGGGTCAAGCGCAAGGCGGGTCATCTCGCTCAGGGCGACAGCGCCCCCGGTGAAGGGACCGAAATAGCCGATCTGGCCTTCGCGGATCTCGACCACGCCGGGACCACCGGAATCGCCGCGAAAGCGCCCGCGCTGCACCCCGGCAAAGACCATGGCCGCACCGGCCAGCGTCACTACAAGGCCGATCCAGCGCAGCAGCCCGAAGCTGGTCATCAGCCACCACAGCCCCGGCAGCATCACGGCCAGACCCACCAGCGCCTCGCGCCAGCGGCGGATCTGCTGTTCAATTTCCGGGCGGATCATCGGGCCACCCGCGGGGCGGGGCGATCTGCCCCTGTCGCCAAAAATCTCATCTGCTTCCCCCTACCAATCGCCAAGGTGCAATTGCCACAGGGTCAGCGCCGCCACCGCCGCCGTATCGGCACGCAGGATGCGCGGACCCAGTTGCACCGGCCAGGCGAAGGGCAAGGCGTGCAACCGCTTGCGCTCTGCCTCGGAAAACCCGCCTTCGGGGCCGATCAGCACCGCCCAGGGCCCGCGCGGCGCATCGCCCAGCGGGCGCGGCGCACCGTCGGGCGTGCCGTAGGAGGCCTCGGCAAAGGCTTCGTCGCAGAACATCAACTGGCGTTCTGCGGGCCAATTGGCCAGCAGCCGGTCCAGACGGGCAAGGTCGTTGACCTCGGTCACATAGGTGCTGCCGCATTGCTCTGCCGCCTCGACCGCATGGGCCTGCAACCGGTCGCGGCGGATGCGTTCGGCATTGGTGAAATCGGTCTGGACGGGCTGAATGCGCGCCACGCCGATCTCGGCCGCCTTTTCGACGATGAAATCGGTCCGCGTCTTCTTGATCGGCGCGAACAGCAGCCACAGGTCCGGCGGCGCCGCCTGAGGCCGTGACTGGCTGCGGCAGGTCAGTTCACCGCCGCGTTTGCCCGCCGATGTCACCTCGGCCTGCCATTCGCCGTCGTGTCCGTTGAACAGGGCCACGGCGCTGCCTTCGGTCAGTCGCATGACGCCGAAAAGGTAATGCGCCTGGTCGCGCTCCAGCGGAACGGTTTGCCCTGAGGCCAAGGGGTGCTCTACACAGAGCCTGATCTTTGCTGCATCCATGGGGACTACATATGACCGACCGTGACACGACACCAGAGGCGAGACCCGCTGCGGGCGCGACAGCTTCGGCCGGGACATCGGATGGTCAGGTCTCGGATGCGGTCCGCGGCAATTGGGTCGACACCCATGCGCCGGCGGCGACGCGGCCCTACCTGCGGCTGGCACGGGCAGACCGGCCCATCGGCACATGGCTGCTGCTGCTGCCCTGCTGGTGGGGGCTGCTTCTGGCCATGGCGTCGGACGGCCAGCCGCGCTGGCAGGATCTGTGGATCTTTGTCGGCTGCGGTCTTGGGGCCTGGCTGATGCGCGGCGCGGGCTGTACCTGGAACGACATCACCGACCGCCATATCGACGGCGCGGTCGAACGCACCCGGTCGCGGCCCATCCCATCGGGGCAGGTCACGACCAAACAGGCCGCCGGCTGGATGGTGGCGCAGGCGCTGGTCGCCTTCCTGATCCTGCTCACCTTCCCGCCCATGGCGATCCTGCTGGGGGTGCTGTCGCTGGTCACCGTGGCGATCTATCCCTTCGCCAAGCGCTTTACCTGGTGGCCGCAGATCTTCCTGGGCCTTGCCTTCAACTGGGGCGCCCTGCTGGCCTGGACCGCCCATACCGGCAGCCTTGGATGGCCCGCCGTGCTGCTTTACGTGGCCGGGATCTGCTGGACGCTGTTCTACGACACGATCTATGCCCACCAGGACAAGGAAGACGATGCGCTGATCGGGGTGAAATCCACCGCCCGCCTGTTCATGGACGCCACGCCGGCCTGGCTGGCGCGCTTCCTGATCGGGACGATGGTCCTGCTCGGCATCGCCGTGCTGGCCGCCCTGCCCGGCGCGCCGCTGGCCGCCCTCGTCGCGCTGGCCGGTGTCTATGTCATGGGGGCGCATATGCTTTGGCAACTGCGGACCTATGACGGCGCAGACAACGATATCCTGCTGATGCTGTTCCGCGCCAACCGCAATGCCGGCCTGCTGCCCCTGCCGTTTTTCGCCTGCGCCATCCTGCTTTGATTGCAACAATGCCCCCGGCGCTCTAGACACGATCCGATCAACAACGACCAGGGCCTCAAGTATGCGCCTCGTAACGTTCGCCGTTCTTACCGGAACCTTCGCTCTTGCCGCCGTCGGAAGCCTGGTTGCTGCCGGCTTTGCCGTGACGCAGGTCGAGGACGCCTCGGAAATCGGGATTCGCACCGCCCTGGACAAGGCGGATCTGGACTGGGCCGAGGTGCAGGCCAATGGGTTGCAGGCGATCCTGTCGGGCACCGCCCCCAACGAAGCGCAAAGGTTCCGGGCCAAGACCGCCGCCAGCACGGTTGTCGATGCCTCGCGGGTCATCGACGATATGAACGTCGAGGCCCGCACCGCCCTGAGCCCGCCGCATTTCTCGATCGAGATCCTGCGCAACGACAGCGATATTTCCCTGATCGGGCTGATCCCGGCGGAGATGGACCGCGAGGCGCTGCTGCGCAGCATCGCCCGGCTGCGCGGCGTCAGCGAGGTCTCGGACCTGTTGCAGACCGCCGATTACCCGGTGCCCCGCGGCTGGAAGGACACCATCGCCTTTGCCGTCGCCGCACTGAACGATCTGCCCCGCTCCAAGGTGTCGATTTCCGCCAACGAGGTCGCGATCACCGCGATGAGCGAATCGATCCCCGAAAAGCGCCAGCTTGAAAGCAGCCTGAAGGCCAAGGCCGGCCCCGACATCCGGCTGACCACCGAAATCTCGGCCCCCCGCCCCATCATCGCACCGTTTACCCTGCGCTATGTCAGTGACGCGGGCGGCGCGCGCTTCGATGCCTGTTCCGTCGACACCGAGGCCGCGCGCAGCCAGATCCTGGCCGCCGCGCGCGACTCCGGCTTGCCCGAAGGCACGACGCCGCGCTGCACCATCGGCCTTGGCGTACCCTCCTCGGAATGGGGCCGCGCCACGGCCCTGGCGATCCGCGCCGTGGGCAAGCTGGGCGGCGGCAGCGTGACCTTCTCGGATGCCGATATCAGCCTGCTGGCGCTGGAAGGCACATCGCAGTCGACCTTTGACGAGGTGCTGGGAGAGCTGGAGAACCGCCTGCCGGATGTCTACGCGCTGCATGCGGTGCTGCCCGAGACCCCGGATCGGGACGAAGAAGAAGGCCCACCGGAATTCATTGCCACCCTCAGTCCCGAGGGTCTGGTGCAATTGCGCGGCCGGATCTCCGACGAGGTCATGCGCAATGCGGCCGAGGCGCTGGCCAAGGCGCGCTTTGGCGCCGAGCGGGTCTATACCTCGGCGCGACTGGACGAAGATTTGCCCGAAGGCTGGTCCCTGCGCGTGCTGACCGCGCTCGACGCCTTGTCGCGGTTGTCCAACGGGGCCGTCACCGTGACCCCGAGCAGCGTCGGCATCCGGGGCAATACCGGCGACCAGAACGCCAATGCCGACATCGCCCGGCTGTTCGGCGACAAGCTGGGCCAGACGGCGGATTTCGACATCGACGTGACCTATCATGAAAAGCTCGATCCGGTCGCCGCCCTGCCCAGCCCCGCGGAGTGCATCAGCCAGATCAACGCGCTTCAGGAGGATGCCAAGATCAACTTCGACCCCGGATCGACCAATGTCGAAACCGGCAGCCGCAAGATCCTGGATTCGATCGCCGAAGTGCTCAAGACCTGCCCGGAACTGCCGCTCGAGATCGCCGGCTATACCGACAGCCAGGGGCGCGAGGAAATGAACCTGGCGCTGTCCAAGAACCGCGCCCAGACGATCCTGGACGAATTGCGCATGCGCCGGGTGCTGACCCGGACCTTCCAGGCCGACGGCTTTGGCGAGGATGACCCGATTGCCGACAATGGCACCGCCGAGGGCCGCGAAGCCAACCGCCGGATCGAATTCCGGCTGATCACCGAAGCCCCCGCAGAAGACGCATCTGCCCAAGGCGATGGCGAGGGCGATGGCGATGGCGGTGGCGAGGATCCGGCTGCGGAAGAGGCCGACAACGGCAGCGGGGCAGAGGATGAACCCGTCGAAGGCGCGGGCGACGACACCGTCTCAGAAGAAGCCGGGCCAGAGGAGACTGGGCCAGAGGAAACCGGGAACATCGAAGAAGGCTCCGGCGACGAATAGGCATACCTTTTGCCAGGGCAGCCGGTTCCGTGGGGACAGGACCGGCAAACGACGGGCAATCGGGACGAACCCCTTGCATCATGGCACCGGGTCAGGGAAATACTCCGGCGAAGACCGGACAGATGTCAGGGGACGGCATAGGTGAACAGAAACGAATTTATCATTGCCACGGCGATCATCCTGTTCGTGGCCTTCTGCATGGGCTGGTTTGCCTACTGGCTGATCCATCGCTTCACCCGCGTCGATGTCGGCGAGGTCGCGGAGCTGGACCGGATGGCGCAGGAACTGCATGACGCCGAAGAGACCCGCGATCAGGCGATCAGCTATCTGCAACAACGTGAAGCCGAGTTGAACAGCCAGTTGGGCCAGTCGGAGGCCGAATTGCGCGCCACCATGGACGGGCTGCGTGAAGCCCGCACGGAAGCCGAGGAACTGCGCGCCTATATCGACCGGGCGAACCCTTCGGATTGATCGGTTCAGGCAGGATGGGGGCCAAAGCGGCCGTCACCAGACCCTGTCACCCCTTGGTCCAGCGCTCCAGTGCCGCTTCGTCGCTGTCTTTTGCCGCTACCCAGTCTTCGCCGCGGCTGGTCTTTTCCTTCTTCCAGAAGGGTGCACGGCTTTTCAGGTAATCCATCAGGAAGTCGGCCGCCTCGAAGGCGTCCTGCCGGTGTGCCGAAGCGGTCGCCACCATCATGATCGGCTCTTCGGGGCGCAGCGCGCCGAACCGGTGCAGGATCAGGACCGGCCCCAGCGACCAGCGCTGCGCGGCCTCGGCGCCAATGGCTGCCAGCGCCTTTTCGGTCATGCCCGGATAGTGCTCGATCTCCATGCAGGACAGACGGTCGGCGCCGGGAAGGTCGCGCACGAGGCCGGTGAATGTGACCATTGCCCCGGCGCCGGAATGGGCGGCGCGGGCGGTGAATTCCGACAGGACCGCGCCGGGATCGAAGGGTGCAGGCTGTACCCGGATCTCTACAGCGGTGTCTCCGGTCATGGCCATGCCCCTCAGCCCCCGGTCATCGGCGGAAAGAACGCCACTTCGCGCACGCCAGCCAGGGGCGCGTCGAATTCGGCAAGCTCCTGGTCCAAGGCCACGCGCAGGGCCGTCAGATCGGAAAAGGCCAGGTCATAGCGGTCTTCGCGGGCGCGCAGTTCTGCCACCAGATCGGCAACTGTCGCGGCCTCGGTCTCGACCCGTTCGCGCGGCAGGCCAATGCGTTCGCGAACCCAGGCGAAATAGAGGACATCCATCACGAATCCTTCAGGTGCGGCCGGGCCTTGAGGAAATAATCCATCCCGGTAATCACGGTCAGCACCGCCGCCAGCCAAAGCAACAGGATCCCCCCGACAGAGGCCCATTCGCTGAGATGGATCATCAGGCCAAGGTGGCCCTGATCCTCGATCGCGCCGCTCAGCACGCCCTGGACCATGTGGTTGTCCATGCCGAAGATCGCGGCACCCAACTGGTTCTCCAGGATGCCTTGCGCGAACAGCACGGCGATGGCGACCATCTGCGACGTTGTCTTCCACTTTGCCAGCTTGGTGACCTTCAGCAATCCGGCCGTGTCCCCGAGGAATTCGCGCAGCCCCGAGACAAAGACTTCGCGGAACAGGATCAGCGCCGTGGGCAGCACCAGCCATTCGGCGACCGAGGAATAATGCATCAATACCGCCAGCGCGATCACCACCATCGCCTTGTCGGCGATCGGGTCCAGCATCGTGCCCAGGCGGGTCACCAGATTGAGGGACCGCGCAAGGTAGCCATCGACGTAATCGGTCAGCGAGGCAATAACGAACAGCGCCATCGCGCAGCTGTCGGCAAAGGGGCGCGGCAGCAGCAGGAAGCAAAGCGCGATTCCGGGGGCGGCGAGAAGCCGCAGGAGCGTCAGCATATTCGGCAAGGTGATGGTCATGACCTCTATCTATCCTTCCTCGGCGTCGCGGGAAAGCGGGATTCCTGCGCGAAAGCGCCGGACCGCCGGGCCGGATTTCGGGGTCGGCGCAGGCCCGACAGCCCGGTTCCGGGGCAGGCCCGGACCCCCACCTGCCGCGACCGGCGCTTTCTGCCCGGTTTGGGCCGTCGTGGCCTTGCTAGGCCCCATGGCGCGGCTTACATGCAAGGGCATGAAAAGCTGGCTTCCCTTCAAATCCCGCAAGAAACCCTGTGTCGCCGTCATCCGTCTGAACGGCATGATCGCCGCAGGCAAACGTGGCGCGCTTAGCGACGAATCCCTGGCGCCGGTCATCGAGCGGGCCTTCAGCAAGGGCAAGCCGAGCATGGTGGCCCTGCGGATCAATTCGCCCGGCGGCTCGCCCGTGCAGAGTTCGCTGATCGCGGCGCGGATCCGGCGCCTGTCCGAGGAAAAGCAGATCCCCGTGATCGCCTTTGTCGAAGATGTCGCGGCCTCGGGCGGCTATTGGCTGGCCTGCGCGGCGGACGAGATCTATGCCGACGAAAGTTCGATCCTCGGCTCGATCGGGGTGATCTCGGCGGGCTTCGGGGCGCATGTCTTCCTGGCGCGGCAGGGGATCGAGCGTCGCGTCCATACGGCCGGCGAAAGCAAGAGCATGCTCGACCCCTTCCGCCCCGAGGACGAAGAGGACGTGGCCCGACTGCGTGGCCATCTGGGCGAGATCCACAAGGCCTTCATCGCCTATGTGAAACAGCGGCGCGGCGACAAGCTGGCCCCTGAACCACGGCTATTCACCGGCGAGATATTTCTTGGCGCCCAGGCCCCTGAAATGGGGCTGAGCGACGGCATCGGCCACCTGGTTCCGATGATGAAAGAACGCTTTGGCGACAAGGTGCGGTTCCGCGATTATGGGACCAAGCGCAGCCTCCTGACCCGCTTCGGCGCGTCCGTGCTGAACGAAAGCCTTGCCGGGATCGAGGAACGCGCCGCCTTCGCGCGCTTCGGCCTCTGACGTGATCCTGAAAGTCGTCATTCTGTTTCTTGTCGTCATGGCGGGGCTTTCCATGATCGGAAAGCTGCGCCTGCCGGGCATCAAACCCAAGAAGACCGTGACCTGCCGGTCCTGCGGCCGCCACCTGATCGGCAAGGGCCCCTGCCCTTGTCGCGGAAAGCGCCGGACATGATGCCATGGCTTATGGCCGTCGCGGGCCTCGTGCTGTTGATCGTTGCCGGAGACCTGCTGGTCCGGGGGGCGGTCAACCTGTCGCTGCGCCTTGGCGTACCGGCCCTGGTGGTCAGCCTGACGGTAATCGCCTTCGGGAC
The Pseudooceanicola algae genome window above contains:
- a CDS encoding 16S rRNA (uracil(1498)-N(3))-methyltransferase, which produces MDAAKIRLCVEHPLASGQTVPLERDQAHYLFGVMRLTEGSAVALFNGHDGEWQAEVTSAGKRGGELTCRSQSRPQAAPPDLWLLFAPIKKTRTDFIVEKAAEIGVARIQPVQTDFTNAERIRRDRLQAHAVEAAEQCGSTYVTEVNDLARLDRLLANWPAERQLMFCDEAFAEASYGTPDGAPRPLGDAPRGPWAVLIGPEGGFSEAERKRLHALPFAWPVQLGPRILRADTAAVAALTLWQLHLGDW
- the ubiA gene encoding 4-hydroxybenzoate octaprenyltransferase → MTDRDTTPEARPAAGATASAGTSDGQVSDAVRGNWVDTHAPAATRPYLRLARADRPIGTWLLLLPCWWGLLLAMASDGQPRWQDLWIFVGCGLGAWLMRGAGCTWNDITDRHIDGAVERTRSRPIPSGQVTTKQAAGWMVAQALVAFLILLTFPPMAILLGVLSLVTVAIYPFAKRFTWWPQIFLGLAFNWGALLAWTAHTGSLGWPAVLLYVAGICWTLFYDTIYAHQDKEDDALIGVKSTARLFMDATPAWLARFLIGTMVLLGIAVLAALPGAPLAALVALAGVYVMGAHMLWQLRTYDGADNDILLMLFRANRNAGLLPLPFFACAILL
- a CDS encoding OmpA family protein, coding for MRLVTFAVLTGTFALAAVGSLVAAGFAVTQVEDASEIGIRTALDKADLDWAEVQANGLQAILSGTAPNEAQRFRAKTAASTVVDASRVIDDMNVEARTALSPPHFSIEILRNDSDISLIGLIPAEMDREALLRSIARLRGVSEVSDLLQTADYPVPRGWKDTIAFAVAALNDLPRSKVSISANEVAITAMSESIPEKRQLESSLKAKAGPDIRLTTEISAPRPIIAPFTLRYVSDAGGARFDACSVDTEAARSQILAAARDSGLPEGTTPRCTIGLGVPSSEWGRATALAIRAVGKLGGGSVTFSDADISLLALEGTSQSTFDEVLGELENRLPDVYALHAVLPETPDRDEEEGPPEFIATLSPEGLVQLRGRISDEVMRNAAEALAKARFGAERVYTSARLDEDLPEGWSLRVLTALDALSRLSNGAVTVTPSSVGIRGNTGDQNANADIARLFGDKLGQTADFDIDVTYHEKLDPVAALPSPAECISQINALQEDAKINFDPGSTNVETGSRKILDSIAEVLKTCPELPLEIAGYTDSQGREEMNLALSKNRAQTILDELRMRRVLTRTFQADGFGEDDPIADNGTAEGREANRRIEFRLITEAPAEDASAQGDGEGDGDGGGEDPAAEEADNGSGAEDEPVEGAGDDTVSEEAGPEETGPEETGNIEEGSGDE
- a CDS encoding molybdenum cofactor biosynthesis protein MoaE — protein: MTGDTAVEIRVQPAPFDPGAVLSEFTARAAHSGAGAMVTFTGLVRDLPGADRLSCMEIEHYPGMTEKALAAIGAEAAQRWSLGPVLILHRFGALRPEEPIMMVATASAHRQDAFEAADFLMDYLKSRAPFWKKEKTSRGEDWVAAKDSDEAALERWTKG
- the moaD gene encoding molybdopterin converting factor subunit 1 is translated as MDVLYFAWVRERIGLPRERVETEAATVADLVAELRAREDRYDLAFSDLTALRVALDQELAEFDAPLAGVREVAFFPPMTGG
- the pgsA gene encoding CDP-diacylglycerol--glycerol-3-phosphate 3-phosphatidyltransferase; the protein is MTITLPNMLTLLRLLAAPGIALCFLLLPRPFADSCAMALFVIASLTDYVDGYLARSLNLVTRLGTMLDPIADKAMVVIALAVLMHYSSVAEWLVLPTALILFREVFVSGLREFLGDTAGLLKVTKLAKWKTTSQMVAIAVLFAQGILENQLGAAIFGMDNHMVQGVLSGAIEDQGHLGLMIHLSEWASVGGILLLWLAAVLTVITGMDYFLKARPHLKDS
- a CDS encoding S49 family peptidase, which codes for MKSWLPFKSRKKPCVAVIRLNGMIAAGKRGALSDESLAPVIERAFSKGKPSMVALRINSPGGSPVQSSLIAARIRRLSEEKQIPVIAFVEDVAASGGYWLACAADEIYADESSILGSIGVISAGFGAHVFLARQGIERRVHTAGESKSMLDPFRPEDEEDVARLRGHLGEIHKAFIAYVKQRRGDKLAPEPRLFTGEIFLGAQAPEMGLSDGIGHLVPMMKERFGDKVRFRDYGTKRSLLTRFGASVLNESLAGIEERAAFARFGL